One window of the Anaeromyxobacter dehalogenans 2CP-C genome contains the following:
- a CDS encoding WecB/TagA/CpsF family glycosyltransferase, translated as MLAVRDPAYLATIQSAEWNVVDGSGIAAGIRLRALTHRGRRLPREDLRRPGADLIWDLASACSTAERALLVVGGQPDRLSKALARLRFALPSLVVEGIAPHFGQSPVPDEQREIEALIDGLRPAVVVACLGAPKQERWIEASFDALHRGDVRIAAGLGGTVDFLSGDVPRAPEFVRRVGFEWLYRLYVEPYRWRRQARALPAFALRAVLQRDFIHVSHREGG; from the coding sequence ATGCTCGCCGTGCGTGATCCAGCCTATCTTGCGACCATTCAGAGTGCCGAATGGAATGTTGTGGATGGGTCGGGCATCGCCGCCGGGATACGACTCCGAGCCCTCACTCACCGTGGTCGGCGGCTTCCCCGCGAAGACCTGCGCCGCCCCGGAGCCGACCTCATCTGGGACCTTGCTTCGGCGTGTTCAACAGCGGAGCGCGCCCTGCTCGTCGTTGGCGGGCAGCCCGACCGCTTGTCGAAGGCCCTAGCTCGCCTCCGTTTCGCGCTTCCAAGCCTGGTCGTTGAAGGGATTGCGCCGCATTTCGGACAGTCTCCCGTCCCCGATGAGCAGCGCGAGATCGAGGCTCTGATCGATGGCTTGCGCCCGGCTGTAGTCGTCGCGTGTCTCGGCGCGCCGAAGCAAGAGCGCTGGATCGAGGCATCCTTCGATGCGCTCCACCGGGGCGACGTCCGGATCGCGGCGGGACTCGGCGGCACAGTTGATTTTCTGTCCGGAGACGTTCCGCGAGCGCCTGAGTTCGTTCGGCGCGTCGGGTTCGAGTGGCTTTACCGACTGTACGTCGAGCCTTACCGTTGGCGGCGGCAGGCACGCGCGCTTCCTGCATTCGCTTTGCGTGCGGTTCTCCAGCGCGACTTCATTCACGTTTCGCACAGGGAGGGCGGATAG
- a CDS encoding glycosyl hydrolase family 28-related protein has protein sequence MMRDLPAASYRSRAWVLALLIPGCVLAAGNEPPSGQNTNCAAATPARAQAFSVVDYGAVPSDGEDDFPAFDAARRAASAEGHGLIRIPAGVWDLSRTVASEASNVNFAGDGPGATVVRAMAPFEGSALFVLGRKQGAPCVQTANVTTVQLKSLTLDGNAQAVTGFEAYGLRDGSAFEDVVVRNQHTVPGVATNQSCNLGGAADVYQNQGVQFRNVWVIGGPWVRSAAWLLDGLFESQVIGGGARGMSSTSSSHAAGFAIGTRAGVQGLTLLGASVTMIKDSGNGSARTNAGIRYGEWVRNSRDIGTTFEGITGAAVSFEGGRASGSSLPFNVQSLQPRLYMNARGQPDGFGRNTDYFMNPAIQFGVASDCRAGPIVAYAPWKTWVRFDGRASAGQQRNSAEVSLGPMDPSHVAVSSVVSFDEAAASTNWVDGVGFAGREHWTVTLGPATVVMQQGTLRKQLQQHAPGRSGPARDEGVLRVVDADGAALLEVGGDRPAVSPKAPPAFDSAWNGSVPLLLGQYRFWVDASGRLRVKRGRPSGDTDGTVIGDQYGTETIRP, from the coding sequence ATGATGAGGGACCTGCCCGCGGCTTCGTACCGTTCACGTGCATGGGTGCTTGCACTTCTGATCCCTGGCTGCGTGCTCGCAGCGGGAAACGAACCCCCGTCGGGCCAAAATACGAACTGCGCGGCGGCTACCCCGGCGCGCGCGCAGGCATTCAGCGTTGTTGACTACGGGGCCGTACCGTCCGACGGGGAGGACGACTTCCCTGCGTTCGATGCGGCGCGCAGAGCGGCAAGTGCTGAAGGACACGGACTCATTCGCATTCCGGCAGGTGTCTGGGACCTTTCGCGAACTGTGGCGTCAGAAGCCTCAAATGTGAACTTTGCGGGAGATGGCCCGGGCGCAACCGTTGTCAGGGCAATGGCGCCGTTCGAAGGCTCGGCTCTATTTGTACTGGGCAGAAAACAAGGGGCGCCGTGCGTTCAGACCGCGAACGTGACGACGGTGCAGTTGAAATCGCTCACCCTCGACGGGAATGCGCAGGCGGTCACAGGCTTCGAAGCCTACGGACTGCGCGATGGTAGTGCATTTGAGGACGTCGTCGTACGGAATCAACACACCGTCCCAGGTGTGGCCACCAATCAGTCCTGCAATCTGGGTGGCGCGGCCGATGTCTACCAGAACCAAGGCGTCCAGTTCAGGAATGTGTGGGTTATCGGCGGCCCTTGGGTGAGGTCAGCGGCGTGGTTACTTGACGGCTTGTTCGAGTCCCAGGTCATCGGGGGTGGAGCGAGGGGCATGAGCTCCACCTCTAGCAGCCATGCGGCGGGCTTCGCGATCGGGACGCGCGCGGGCGTCCAAGGACTGACGCTACTTGGGGCGTCAGTGACGATGATAAAGGACTCCGGAAACGGTAGCGCGCGCACAAACGCAGGGATCCGGTACGGAGAATGGGTTCGCAACTCTAGGGACATCGGAACCACCTTTGAGGGAATCACAGGCGCGGCCGTGTCGTTTGAAGGCGGAAGGGCCTCCGGTTCGTCTCTGCCGTTCAACGTGCAGTCACTTCAACCCCGCCTGTACATGAACGCAAGAGGTCAACCCGACGGATTCGGCCGCAATACAGACTACTTCATGAATCCAGCGATCCAGTTTGGTGTGGCTAGCGACTGTCGCGCAGGCCCAATCGTCGCTTACGCACCGTGGAAAACTTGGGTTCGCTTCGATGGGCGCGCCTCGGCAGGCCAACAGCGAAACAGCGCGGAAGTGAGCTTGGGTCCAATGGATCCGTCGCACGTAGCCGTATCGTCCGTCGTGTCATTCGACGAGGCGGCCGCATCGACAAACTGGGTGGATGGGGTGGGGTTCGCGGGCCGCGAACATTGGACGGTCACCCTGGGCCCGGCGACGGTTGTAATGCAGCAGGGAACGCTCCGGAAGCAACTTCAGCAGCATGCGCCTGGGCGGAGCGGCCCCGCTAGAGATGAGGGCGTGCTCCGAGTCGTAGATGCCGACGGAGCGGCACTCCTCGAGGTTGGCGGTGACCGCCCCGCCGTCTCCCCGAAGGCGCCGCCTGCGTTCGACAGTGCCTGGAACGGAAGCGTGCCGCTGCTCCTGGGACAGTATCGATTTTGGGTCGATGCGAGCGGTCGATTGAGGGTAAAGCGAGGACGCCCTTCAGGCGATACTGACGGAACGGTTATCGGAGACCAGTACGGAACTGAGACGATACGGCCGTAA